From Tiliqua scincoides isolate rTilSci1 chromosome 2, rTilSci1.hap2, whole genome shotgun sequence, the proteins below share one genomic window:
- the ECSIT gene encoding evolutionarily conserved signaling intermediate in Toll pathway, mitochondrial translates to MNCMWTLLLTRELSAGRGTVLLQAASKRDLLRLQRSGCLQNSRLVPVRHIRASTALGTVKSNFTPSVKDDKDREKGSASRSLVTMEDLFERVSRDSKTKATFQQAVDVFCKQDIRRRGHVEFIYAALKKMPEFGVERDINVYNKILDVFPKEVFVPRNFIQRMYNHYPRQQECGVQVLEQMENYGVMPNKETKVLLFQIFGDKSHPVRKYERLMYWFPKFKHVNPHPVPEPLPQDVIDLAKLTLQRIAADMDAKVTVYQFPHKEISDSGKTIEYPHIVGIQSPDQQSLLASHNPDRPVFVEGPFRLWLKKTCVYYYTLRAELLPLEERKEEVIDPERNFYYPMYLDFDLDRDLWDDYEFDIDEVEEGPVFAMCMAGAGDQVTLAKWIVGLQETNPVLSRTPVVFRLAPGPRELQPSADLDDCSDEEMAQARHVKQEF, encoded by the exons ATGAACTGCATGTGGACATTATTGCTGACCCGGGAGCTCTCTGCTGGAAGGGGTACTGTCCTGCTACAGGCTGCTTCTAAGAGGGATCTCCTGCGACTACAGAGAAGTGGCTGTCTCCAG AACTCCAGGTTGGTTCCTGTGAGGCACATACGGGCAAGTACAGCTCTTGGCACTGTCAAATCCAACTTTACCCCATCTGTCAAAGATGACAAGGACCGTGAGAAAGGATCTGCCAGCCGATCCTTGGTGACCATGGAAGATCTTTTTGAGCGGGTTTCCAGGGATTCAAAAACTAAAGCCACATTTCAGCAGGCTGTGGATGTTTTCTGTAAGCAGGACATACGTCGCAGAGGCCATGTGGAGTTCATCTATGCAGCCCTGAAGAAGATGCCGGAGTTTGGTGTGGAGAGAGACATCAATGTCTACAACAAAATCTTGGATGTCTTCCCCAAGGAAGTCTTTGTGCCTCGCAATTTCATCCAGAGAATGTACAACCACTACCCCCGGCAACAGGAATGTGGCGTCCAGGTCCTTGAGCAGATGGAGAACTATG GTGTAATGCCCAACAAGGAGACAAAGGTGCTGCTTTTCCAGATCTTTGGAGACAAGAGTCATCCTGTGAGGAAATACGAAAGGCTCATGTACTGGTTTCCAAAATTCAAACATGTCAACCCAcaccctgttccagaacctctGCCACAAGACGTTATTGATCTTGCAAAGCTGACTCTGCAGAGGATCGCAGCTGACATGGATGCCAAGGTTACAGTCTATCAG TTTCCTCATAAGGAGATCTCAGACTCTGGAAAGACAATCGAATATCCACATATCGTAG GAATCCAGAGCCCTGATCAGCAGTCACTTTTAGCTAGTCATAATCCAGACAGGCCCGTCTTCGTTGAAGGTCCCTTCCGCTTGTGGCTCAAGAAGACATGTGTTTATTACTACACACTCAGGGCTGAGCTGTTGCCTCTAGAAGAAAGG AAGGAGGAAGTGATTGATCCAGAAAGGAATTTCTATTACCCCATGTATTTGGATTTTGACCTGGATCGGGACCTGTGGGATGATTACGAATTTGACATAGATGAAG TTGAGGAGGGCCCTGTATTTGCCATGTGTATGGCAGGGGCAGGAGACCAGGTCACCTTGGCTAAGTGGATTGTGGGCCTCCAGGAAACAAACCCTGTGTTGTCTCGGACCCCAGTTGTGTTCCGTCTTGCTCCAGGACCACGGGAGCTACAGCCAAGTGCTGACTTGGATGATTGTAGTGATGAAGAGATGGCACAAGCTCGGCATGTCAAACAAGAGTTCTGA